Proteins encoded together in one Onychomys torridus chromosome 1, mOncTor1.1, whole genome shotgun sequence window:
- the LOC118587663 gene encoding optic atrophy 3 protein homolog: MRTKMSIMGFHAESIKPLNEVAAAELGANLLGEAIIFGCAGSCLLLEFWRQQSMRRRKEGERIASLLSLREDLDRLEQALNKLQVQVQVAVQRSELDQLRAELRAELEEFKGQICTERQEPEPEPEPQPQAPEASL; the protein is encoded by the coding sequence ATGCGGACCAAAATGAGCATCATGGGCTTCCACGCTGAATCCATCAAGCCACTGAACGAGGTGGCAGCGGCCGAGCTGGGCGCGAACCTGCTGGGCGAGGCCATCATCTTTGGCTGCGCTGGCAGCTGCCTGCTGCTGGAGTTCTGGCGCCAGCAGTCAATGAGGCGCCGCAAGGAAGGGGAGCGCATAGCCTCACTGCTGTCGTTGAGGGAGGACTTGGACCGCCTGGAGCAGGCGCTGAACAAGCTGCAAGTGCAGGTGCAGGTGGCCGTGCAGAGGAGCGAGCTGGACCAGCTGAGGGCCGAGCTGCGGGCGGAGCTGGAGGAGTTCAAAGGCCAGATCTGCACGGAGCGCCAGGAGCCCGAACCCGAGCCggagccccagccccaggccccCGAAGCCTCCTTGTAG